A genomic stretch from Deinococcus radiotolerans includes:
- a CDS encoding c-type cytochrome, with amino-acid sequence MNHRALPALILFAAPLLAGAAALAQGSAGLSAALVAGPPDLAHGAVLAETCATCHSPTSRAPVLKGESAALIQEALVAYRSGARRGGPMPGVAARLSDQDIVDVAAFYAGTPASAAATPPAAATPTPAEPAAATPAAPTPAAKAAPDGQMMYLEGDPARDLLACAVCHGEDGRGADAVGIPAIAGRSAQEVLATLKTYHVMPAVGIAYPDAMRIAVKPLSEADMQAVATFVSTLK; translated from the coding sequence ATGAACCACCGTGCCCTGCCCGCCCTGATTCTCTTCGCCGCGCCCCTCCTGGCGGGCGCCGCCGCCCTGGCACAGGGGTCAGCTGGGCTCAGTGCGGCCCTGGTGGCGGGTCCGCCCGATCTGGCCCACGGGGCGGTCCTCGCGGAGACCTGCGCGACCTGTCACAGCCCCACCAGCCGCGCCCCCGTCCTGAAGGGCGAGTCGGCCGCGCTGATTCAGGAGGCGCTGGTCGCCTACCGCAGCGGCGCGCGCCGGGGCGGTCCGATGCCGGGCGTTGCCGCGCGCCTGAGTGACCAGGACATCGTGGATGTCGCCGCGTTCTACGCCGGGACGCCCGCCAGCGCCGCAGCCACACCACCCGCAGCGGCCACCCCAACTCCTGCGGAGCCAGCTGCCGCGACCCCCGCAGCGCCGACCCCGGCTGCGAAGGCCGCGCCGGACGGACAGATGATGTACCTGGAGGGCGACCCGGCCCGTGACCTGCTGGCCTGCGCCGTGTGCCACGGCGAGGACGGCCGCGGGGCGGACGCGGTGGGCATTCCGGCCATCGCGGGCCGCAGCGCGCAGGAGGTGCTGGCGACGCTGAAGACCTACCACGTCATGCCGGCCGTGGGGATCGCGTACCCGGACGCCATGCGCATCGCGGTCAAGCCGCTGTCCGAGGCGGACATGCAGGCCGTCGCGACGTTCGTGAGCACCCTGAAGTAA
- a CDS encoding HNH endonuclease has translation MARRQPESTWPPPPQPTPTCALCERAVPQLTEHHLLPRSQGRRQGLRVTDLPTTMLCGPCHKFLHRTFTNAELAREYSDLDTLRTHEDVQRFVSWIRRQPATKAVRVR, from the coding sequence ATGGCCCGCCGCCAGCCCGAGTCCACGTGGCCCCCGCCGCCCCAGCCCACGCCCACGTGCGCGCTGTGCGAGCGGGCGGTGCCGCAGCTGACCGAGCACCACCTGCTGCCCCGCTCGCAGGGGCGCCGCCAGGGCCTGCGTGTCACGGACCTGCCCACCACGATGCTGTGCGGCCCCTGCCACAAGTTCCTGCACCGCACCTTCACGAATGCCGAACTGGCCCGCGAGTACAGCGACCTGGACACCCTGCGCACCCACGAGGACGTGCAGCGTTTCGTGAGCTGGATCCGCCGGCAACCCGCCACGAAAGCCGTCCGCGTCCGCTGA
- a CDS encoding DUF1517 domain-containing protein, protein MTRAHPGAAPRRLLLLAALLLVLTTLLASVAHAQSGGGFGGRSSGSSGSSRSGGGYSGGSSSRGGSYGGGYGGGYSGPIIINNGGYGGGYGYSTGGGGFGLIGLIIFGVVIFAVVMTMRRSLGGGVRGLSSVSGTAQAVSVQLLLAEGDEVKRALQRVAQTGDPDTNEGLARMLQEAALVALRHPERWVYGNVQRAQGSASTADSQVGAWATEARAAFTEQTTSNYQNQDPSSGYQSRSDYTFKADPSQQYLAVTIMAAAHALAGLPPAGVTTAQEARAALSAISSVAPGDLIRADVVWSPDAPGEFLTEDEAIQKYPNLTRL, encoded by the coding sequence ATGACCCGAGCCCACCCCGGCGCAGCTCCGCGCCGCCTGCTGCTGCTGGCGGCCCTGCTGCTCGTCCTGACCACGCTGCTCGCCTCCGTTGCCCACGCGCAGTCCGGCGGGGGCTTCGGGGGCCGCAGTTCCGGCAGCTCCGGCAGTTCCCGCTCCGGCGGCGGGTACAGCGGCGGCAGCTCCTCCCGCGGCGGCAGTTACGGCGGTGGCTACGGCGGCGGGTACAGCGGTCCGATCATCATCAACAACGGCGGCTACGGTGGCGGGTATGGGTACAGCACCGGCGGCGGCGGCTTCGGCCTGATAGGACTGATCATCTTCGGCGTGGTGATCTTCGCCGTCGTGATGACCATGCGCCGCAGCCTGGGGGGCGGCGTGCGCGGCCTGAGCAGCGTCAGCGGCACCGCCCAGGCCGTCAGCGTGCAGCTGCTTCTCGCCGAGGGCGACGAGGTCAAGCGGGCCCTGCAACGCGTCGCGCAGACCGGCGACCCCGACACGAACGAGGGCCTGGCCCGCATGCTCCAGGAGGCCGCGCTGGTCGCGCTGCGCCACCCCGAGCGCTGGGTGTACGGCAACGTGCAGCGCGCCCAGGGCTCGGCCAGCACCGCCGACAGTCAGGTGGGCGCCTGGGCCACCGAGGCCCGCGCCGCCTTCACCGAGCAGACCACCAGCAACTACCAGAACCAGGACCCCAGCAGCGGCTACCAGAGCCGCAGCGACTACACCTTCAAGGCCGACCCCAGCCAGCAGTACCTGGCCGTGACGATCATGGCCGCTGCCCACGCCCTGGCGGGCCTGCCGCCCGCTGGCGTGACTACCGCTCAGGAAGCCCGCGCCGCCCTGAGTGCCATCAGCAGCGTCGCTCCGGGCGACCTGATCCGCGCGGACGTCGTCTGGAGCCCCGACGCGCCCGGCGAATTCCTCACCGAGGACGAGGCCATCCAGAAGTACCCGAACCTGACCCGCCTGTAA